CACGATCCAGTGGTATGAGCCGTCTTTCGCGCGAAGGCGGAACTCCAGCTGGTAGGAGCCGGGCGAAACAAGCAGCTCCCGTGCAAGCGTGACGATCCGCTCCCGGTCGTCCGGATGAAGCAGATCAATCCAGGAGGTTACACACCCGGCCTGCCATTCGGAAGCCTCATAGCCGAGCATCCGGTAATATGCGGGGCTATAGGTGACGTGGTCCGTCTTCAGGTTCCAGTCCCAGATGCCGTCGCTTGCCGCATCCACGGCGTATCGATACCGCTCTTCACTCTCGCGCAACAATTCCTCTGCTCGCCTTTGCGCGGTGATGTCTTCGGCGAAGACAAGGACGCCGCCGATCTCTCCATCCGCACAGCGCCATGGAATGATCCGAGAGCGCACCCAATGAACTTTTCCTCGAGGAGTCTCGAAATGGTCTTCCGTTGGCGTAATGGTTTCTCCTGCGAGGGCACGAAGGTGTGCGCTTCGAAATTTCTCCTCCGCGTCCGGGAAAACGTCGTAGGCGCTACGGCCTAAAATGGAAATGTCGAGATCGCGTTCAGATAGCCAGCGTTGGCTGACGGCGATGTAGCGCATTTCTCGGTCGAACATCGCCATGGCAAGGGATGATTGTTCGATGAACGCACGCAGATCTGTCGCCGACAATGCAAGGTGTCCTCTGATTAGGAGGGTGATTGTGAATGCCCCGCGCGCCTTCAAATTGTCGGGGCCAACCATGAAACGGGAGCATCATATCCAACGCATGCCGTTCAGCGGCAAGGCTTATCTTGGGTGATCCCATCAAGCGCCGAGAAAATCGAGGCTACTTTCAGAAAACGGCTCGAACGAAAAGGCTTCATCTTGAGCTTTGCTTTGCCTGGCAGGCGCCGGCGCGTGGCTGACAGCAAGGCGTGCAGGAAATGCGCGCCTTTTTGGCTCCGCCCCTCCCCCCGTCCAAGACATATTCAGCAGCGTCTGAGCCCCTGACACTGGCAGGCCGCCAGGCTCGAACATTCGCTTGGCTGACAATTTTGCTTGAAAAACCCGCGATTTGAAATCTCGGCGTTCTGGTAGGCGTCAAGCGCATGAGCGGACCGCGCTTGGCGGCCTCCGCAATCGGTTGGGGCCATAGGCCGCGAGGCGGCGGAGCATAAAGCTGCCGAGTGGCCATTTTTCAAGAACCCGCCTGACTTTAGACATTCTTGCCGGAACTCGGCTTTGCCGTTAAGTCACGCGCGTCGGCGCGTCCGGCGCACTTCTAAAGAGACCTTTCAGATCGGCTGACCAATATGGATAAAACTTCCATTATGACCATTCTGGGCGGGGTCGGCCTGTTCCTCTTGGGCATTCATCACCTCACCGAAGGATTGAAAGGCTTTGCCGGCGATGCGCTCCGGCGCGCGCTGCAAACGCTCGTGCGCGGCCGGCTGAGCGCTGTCGTGTTCGGCGCGATTTTTACCGCGCTCATTCAATCCTCCAGCGCGACGGTGATGACGGTCATCGGTTTCGTGAGCGCGGGGCTCGTCACTTTTTCACAAGCGATCGGCGTGCTCATTGGCGCCACATTCGGGACCACGACGACGCCCTGGATGGTCGCGTTCTTTGGTTTTCGTGTGCAAATTTCGTCCTTTGCCATGCCGATGGTCGGCGTCGGCGCCTTTCTCTGGTTGATCGCCAGCGGTCGCACGCGCGCGCTCGGCGCCATCCTCGCCGGTTTCGGGCTGATCTTCGTCGGGCTGGATTATTTGCAGACCGGGATGGGGTCCGTGTCGTGGAACATCGAGTCCTTCGTTGGCGACGGCTGGGCGGCCAAATGGGCGCTCGCGGGCATCGGCGTCGTGATGACGGTCGTCATGCAATCATCGAGCGCCGCCGCCGCGGCGACCCTGGTCGCGCTGCACGCGGGCAATGTCACCTTTCTTCAGGCGTGCGCGATGGTGGTCGGCCAGAGCGTCGGCACCGCCGCGACGAGCGCCGCGCTCGGCGCGATGAGCGGCGGCCTCGCCGTGCGGCGGTCGGCGCTCGCGCATGTCCTCTTCAGCCTCATCGTCGGCGCGCTGGGAATGCTGCTCCTCGACCCGCTCGCCCGCGCCGCAACATGGTCGGTGTCATCGCTGGATGATTATGACGGCGTGCTGGGGCTCGCCGCCTTCAGCAGCCTTTTCAAGCTGATGGGCGTCGTCGTCTTCTTCCCCTGGCTGGATCGCTATGCCCGCTTCATCGTGAATATGACAGGCAAGGGAACGGAGACCGCCGTCAGCCGACTGGAGCCGACGCTCGCCCAGGCGGGGGGACCGATCGCTCTGGAGGCGGCCTATCGCGCCCTTCTCGACCTTTCGCGCGAGACGGTCGAAGCCGTCAGCAAGCGGCTCGAGGGGGAAAGCGCGCCTTTCGAACCGCCGCAGGACTCCCTGCGCCAGATCGAACGTTTTATCGAGACCCTGTCTCTGGAAACTCTCGATTCAGCGGAGATGGAGGGGCGGCTTGTCCGTCTCGTTCACGCCATCGATCATCTGAAGCAGGTGCAAGACGATCTGGAGAAAGCGCCTGCAACCGCGAACGGGCCGCCGCTCCCGGCAGGCGTCGCGGGCGCGAGGGCCCTGACCGATTGGCTGGCCCATTGCGGACAGCAGAGCGGCGAGGCTGCGGTCGGCGCGATCGACGTCGCATCGAGAGAGATGGAAGCGCAGCGCAAAAGCGCGCGCGAGGCGATCCTTGTATCGGTGGCGCGCCAGGAAACGACGACGACCACGGCGGATCAGACGCTGCAATCGCTGCAATGGTCCGACGAGGCGCTTCAGCATTGCGCGCGGCTGATCGACGCCCTTCAATCCGCATCGGCCGGATAACAACCGGCCTGCTTCCCTGATACCTTTCTCAATGAGTTTGCAGCCCGCGAGCCGAATGCGCGTGACGCCATAATTCCCCACGAAGCTTGACTCCCCACGCTTCCGCATCACTATTTGGTTGGAATTTTATCTATTTCCCACATATACCCTGCTGTTTGGGGGATCGCGCGATAGTCGGGCGGTCGGAGCGAAGGTTGATATGTCAGCCACTGATCAGACAGCCTGTTTTTTCGTCAGGTCGCTCGCTTTCTTGTGCCTTTGGTCTGTCGTTAATGCCGTGTCGACGGCCGATCTTGCGATCGGCGCGTTCACGGCGGGCGCCGCCGCCTGGGCAAGCATGTGTCTTTTTCCCTGCAGGCGCGACAGGCCCGACCTCATCGCGTGGACCGCGCTCCTCGCCAGAATTCCGGTTCAGGCGCTTGTCGCGGGCGCGCAGGTCGCGCGTCGCGCCCTCGACCCTGCCCTGCCCCTGCATCCCGGTTGGAAGCCCTATGAGACGGCCCTGCCCGAGGGGACCGCACAGGACATCTTCGCCGCATTCGCCGCGCTGCTGCCCGGCTCCGTGCCGGTCCGCAGGGGGACCTCTGGAACATTCGATATTCACTGCCTCGATGTCGACGCGCCCATCGCATCGACGCTCGCAGGCGAGGAGGCGCGGCTGAAGACGGCGCTCGGATTGGAACCGCGCGATGGATGAGTTCTTTCTTGCGGCGGCGGCCCTGATCGTGGCGACGACCGCGATCGGTCTCTTTCGCGTCCTCAGCGGACCGAGCGACGCCGATCGTTTGATGGCCTCGCAACTTCTCGGGACGGGCGGCGTCGCGGCGCTGCTTCTCGCCGAGGCGCGCGGCGCCGGCGGCGCGGTGGATGTTGCGCTGGTTCTGGCGCTTCTGGCGGCCTTCGGCGGCGTCGCCTTCGTCAAGGCGGCCGGCGGCGCACGTGACGGCGGGGATTTGCAGGAATCGGGCGATGGCGCTGGCGACTGACATCTTCTCCATCCTCTGCATCAGCGCCGGCGTGTTCTTCTTCTTCGCTGGCGCGGTGGCGCTGCTGCGCTTCCCCGATACGCTGACGCGACTGCACGCCCTGACCAAGGCCGACAATCTCGGCCTCGGTCTCGTGGTGCTGGGTCTTCTCCCGCAGGTCGACGGCGTGCTGCCCGCGCTGAAACTTTGTCTGGTCTGGATCGTGACGCAGCTCGCGGGGACGACGCTCAGCCAATTGATTGCCCGCGTCGCCAGAGAGAAAGCCTCAAAAGCATGACGCTCGCCGCCATTCTCGACGCGAGTTTCGCGGCGCTCACCCTGCTGGTGGCGACTTATGCGATTTTCGCGCGCGGCCTCTTCGCGGCGGTCGTCGCCTTCATTTCCTATGGCCTCCTGCTGGCGCTTGTCTGGGTTCGGCTCTCGGCGGTCGATGTGGCGCTCACCGAGGCGGCCATCGGCAGCGGCGTCACGGGCGCGCTGCTGATTGGCGCGGCGGCGCGCATCGGCGACGCGGATGGCGCGCGCGCGGGACAGCCGAAGGCGATGACGAAGATCATCGCGGCGCTGCTTTGCGTCGCCGTCACGGCGGGGATCGCCGCCGCCGTATTGTCCCTGCCGACGCCGGCGCCGACATTGGCGCCGCGCGCTGTTCGGGAATTGCCCGCGACAGGTCTCGGCAATCCGGTGACAGGCGTGTTGCTCGCCTATCGCGCCATCGACACGCTGCTCGAGTCGGTGGTGCTGGTTTTCGCGCTGATCGGAATCTGGTCCTTCTCCCGCGACGGCGCCTGGGGCGGCGCGCCGCGCTCTCCCGACGCGGGGACCTCCGACAGCGCCCTGACATTTCTCGGGCAATTACTGCCGCCGATCGCCATCATCGTCGGCGTCCATCTGGTCTGGACGGGAGCCGATGCGCCCGGCGGCGCCTTTCAGGGCGGAACCGTGCTGGCGGCGGCCTGGATCCTCGTGATGATCGCCGGCCTGAGGCAGCCGCCGCGCATCGATGGGGGCTGGCTTCGTTTCGCGCTCGTCGTCGGTCCGGCGCTGTTTCTCGCCATCGGCCTTATCGGCTACGGAATCGCGGGCGCCTTCCTCGCCTATCCCGAGGGCTTCGCCAAGCCGCTCATACTCCTCATCGAGGCGGCGCTGACGCTCTCCATCGCCGTGGCGCTGGGCCTGCTGGCGCTGGGCGCGCCGGCGAGGAGACATCAACCATGAGTGTCGGCATGCTGGCGGGCCTCGGCGGCGCGGCGCTGATCGGACTCGGGCTCTATGGCCTGCTCACGCATCCGCATCTCCTGCGCAAGATCATCGGCTTCAACGTCATGGGCAGCGGCGTGTTTCTTCTCTTCGGCGCGATTGCGCGCCGGGGCGCGGCCGCGGGCCTCGGCGCAGACCCGGTTCCGCAGGCGCTGGTGATTACGGGCGTGGTCGTCGCCTTCTCGGCGACCGCGCTCGCCGTCTCCCTCCTGCTGCGCGTCGTCAGGGAAACCGGCGGTCCGTTTTTCCCCGATGACGACGGCGCGGCCTGATGTTTGCCTTGTCGCCAACCTCCACCGTCGACGTGAACGCGCTGCTGCCGGCGATCGTCATGTTGCCGGTCGCCGCCCTCCTGCTCGCCTTTCTTCTCGGCGGGCGCCGCACGCAAGGGACCGCGCTTCTCGTCACGCCGTTTGGAATTGCGCTCGCCGTCGCGCTCGCCTGCGCGGTCTGGCGCAGCGATCGCGCGCTTGTTTATGTCCTTGGCGGATGGGCGCCGCCGCTGGGAGTCGCCCTGCGGGCCGACGGCCTCTCCGCCGTCATGCTTGTGACGACGGCGCTCATCATCCCCGCGACCGGCTTCTACGCGCTGGACCTTTTTCGACAGCCCAGACAGACGCCGGAGGCCCGGGCGCCCTTTGTTTTCTGGACCCTGCTGCTCGCCGTCTGGGCGGCGCTCAATGGCGTTTTCCTCGGCTGGGACCTGTTCAACCTCTATGTCGCGCTGGAGATGCTGACCTTTGCGGCCGTGCCGCTCGTCTGCCTCGACGGCCGCGCCGCGACACTGGTTGCGGCGTTGCGCTATCTCCTGTTCGCGCTCATCGGATCGGCGCTCTATCTCCTCGGCGCCACACTGCTATACGGCGCCTATGGCGCGCTCGACATCGGTCTTCTTTCCGAACGGATACGCCCCGAACCCGCCGCCTGGGTGGCGCTCGCGGCGATGACTGCGGGGCTCCTCGCCAAGACCGCGCTGTTTCCGCTGCATCTGTGGCTGCCGCCCGCCCATGCCGGCGCGCCGCCGCCGGCGAGCGCGATCCTCTCGGCGCTCGTCGTCAAGGGCTCCTTCTTTCTGGTTCTGCGCCTGTGGCTCAATCTCGCGCCGCCACAAATGGCGGCGTCGGCCGTGCAATTGCTCGCGGCCATGGGGGCGGCGGCGATCCTCGTCGGCAGCGTTCTCGCGCTTCGCCAGAAGCGGCTGAAGCTCCTCATCGCCTATTCGACCGTGGCGCAGATCGGCTACCTCTTCCTCGCCTTGCCGCTCGCGGTCGGCGCGCGTCCGTGGTTTGCCGCCGCCTGGGTCGGCCTCGCCCTGCAAGCCGTCTCGCACGCCTTCGCCAAGGGCGCGATGTTCCTTTCGGCGGGGCTCATCGCGGAAGCGCTTGGACATGATCGTATCGCGGAGTTTCGTGGGCTCGGGCGCATCGCCGCGCCGGCGGTGCTCGCTTTCGGCCTTGGCGGCCTGTCGCTGATGGGCTTGCCGCCGAGCGGCGGATTCACCGCCAAATGGTTGTTGCTCACGGCGGCCATCGACAGCGGCCAATGGCTGTGGGCGCTCGTCATGGTGGCCGGCGGCCTGCTCGCGGCGGGCTATGTCTATCGCGTGATCGCGCCGGCGCTGGCGCCCGCCGACGGTCTGACGCCAATAAAGACGCCCTCGCGCCGCCGCACGGCGCTTGCGCTCGCATTGGCGATCGTCGCCGTCATGCTCGGCCTCGCGCCGCCGCAATTCGGGACCTTCCTGCGCATTGGCGCGCCGGACGCGCAAAAGGCGCTCCTCAAATGACCAGTTCCATCACGCTCCGCCTCGCGACCTTCGCCTATGGGCCCGAGATGATGGCGCTGGCGCTCCTCACGCCGCTGCTCTGTCTTGGCGCCTGCGCCGCCCCGCGCCTCGCGGGGGCGCGGCCCTTTCTTCTGGCGGCGGCGCCGGTCCCCGCGCTCCTCGCCGCTGTTCTCGCCGCTGATTCAGCGCCGCTGATCCTCGATCAGATGCTGTTTCCGGCGGTGTTCGTGCTGGACCCGCCGGGCGCCCTGCTGCTCGCGACGAGCGCCCTGATGTGGATCGCCGCCGGGCTTTACGCTGTGGCGGCGATGCGCGACGCCGCGCGCAAGGGCTGGTTCGCCGCGAGCTGTCTGCTGACGCTCCTCGGCAATATCGGCGTCTTCCTCGCCGCTGACGTGGTGAGTTTCTATCTCGCCTTCGCTCTGGTCAGTCTGCCGGCCTATGGCCTGATCGTCGCGCAGCGCGGCGTATCGGAAGATGTCGGACGTCTCTATGTCGCTGTCGCGCTGCTCGGCGAAGCCTTTCTGATCGCCGCCTTCGTCGCACTGGCGCTCGGCGCGCCGGACCACAGCCTGCTCATCCAGGACGGCGTCGGCGCGCTCGCCGCATCGCCCTGGCGCGACGCGGTGATTGGCCTGCTGATCGCCGGCTTCGGCGCCAAGATCGGCGTCCTGCCCTTCCATGTCTGGATGCCATCGACCTATCGGTCCGTGTCCCTCCCTGCCGCCGCGGCGCTGAGCGGCGCGGCCGTCAACGCCGGCGTCATCGGACTGTTGCGCTTCCTGCCCTTCGACGTCGTCTTCGCCGGATGGGGCGACGCGCTCTTCGTCGTCGGGATGATCGGAGCCTTTTACGGCGTCGCGATCGGCCTGACGCAGCGCGACAGCCGCGCGATGCTGGCCTATTCGAGCGTGAGCCAGATGGGCCTCGTCGCCGCCGTCATTGGCAGAGGTCTCACCGTTGGAAGCGCGCTCTCCGCGCAAGGCGCCGCGCTCTACGCCGCGCATCACGGTCTCGCTAAGGGCGGGCTGTTTCTGGCGATCGGCGTGGTTCTTTCGGCGCGCGGGAAACGGCGCGCCTGGGCGCTCCCGATCGTCACTCTGCTTGCGCTCAGTCTTGCCGGCCTGCCGCCGACGGGCGGCGCCGTCGCCAAACTCGCCATCAAGGACTCGTTCGGCGGTGGGATTGCGGGGATACTCTCGCTACTGTCCGCTGTCGCGTCGACGCTGCTGATGCTGACCTTCGTCGCGCGGCTCCGCGCAACCCCACCCCTCGAAGAGAAGACCGTCGCGCCGGGGGTCGTCGCGCCCTGGCTGCTGGTGGCGCTCGCCTCGGTCGCAATCCCGACCGTCTATTACGCCGAGACCAGCGGTTTCGCCGGTGTTTTCGATCCGACATTCTTTTGGAATGCGCTCTGGCCCATCGCCATCGGCGCACTGCTAGCGCTGATATTCCGTCGCGCCATCGATCACGCGCCACACATCCCG
The DNA window shown above is from Methylocystis echinoides and carries:
- a CDS encoding Na/Pi cotransporter family protein, which gives rise to MDKTSIMTILGGVGLFLLGIHHLTEGLKGFAGDALRRALQTLVRGRLSAVVFGAIFTALIQSSSATVMTVIGFVSAGLVTFSQAIGVLIGATFGTTTTPWMVAFFGFRVQISSFAMPMVGVGAFLWLIASGRTRALGAILAGFGLIFVGLDYLQTGMGSVSWNIESFVGDGWAAKWALAGIGVVMTVVMQSSSAAAAATLVALHAGNVTFLQACAMVVGQSVGTAATSAALGAMSGGLAVRRSALAHVLFSLIVGALGMLLLDPLARAATWSVSSLDDYDGVLGLAAFSSLFKLMGVVVFFPWLDRYARFIVNMTGKGTETAVSRLEPTLAQAGGPIALEAAYRALLDLSRETVEAVSKRLEGESAPFEPPQDSLRQIERFIETLSLETLDSAEMEGRLVRLVHAIDHLKQVQDDLEKAPATANGPPLPAGVAGARALTDWLAHCGQQSGEAAVGAIDVASREMEAQRKSAREAILVSVARQETTTTTADQTLQSLQWSDEALQHCARLIDALQSASAG
- a CDS encoding Na+/H+ antiporter subunit E, translated to MSATDQTACFFVRSLAFLCLWSVVNAVSTADLAIGAFTAGAAAWASMCLFPCRRDRPDLIAWTALLARIPVQALVAGAQVARRALDPALPLHPGWKPYETALPEGTAQDIFAAFAALLPGSVPVRRGTSGTFDIHCLDVDAPIASTLAGEEARLKTALGLEPRDG
- a CDS encoding monovalent cation/H+ antiporter complex subunit F; the encoded protein is MDEFFLAAAALIVATTAIGLFRVLSGPSDADRLMASQLLGTGGVAALLLAEARGAGGAVDVALVLALLAAFGGVAFVKAAGGARDGGDLQESGDGAGD
- a CDS encoding monovalent cation/H(+) antiporter subunit G, which gives rise to MALATDIFSILCISAGVFFFFAGAVALLRFPDTLTRLHALTKADNLGLGLVVLGLLPQVDGVLPALKLCLVWIVTQLAGTTLSQLIARVAREKASKA
- a CDS encoding hydrogenase subunit MbhD domain-containing protein codes for the protein MTLAAILDASFAALTLLVATYAIFARGLFAAVVAFISYGLLLALVWVRLSAVDVALTEAAIGSGVTGALLIGAAARIGDADGARAGQPKAMTKIIAALLCVAVTAGIAAAVLSLPTPAPTLAPRAVRELPATGLGNPVTGVLLAYRAIDTLLESVVLVFALIGIWSFSRDGAWGGAPRSPDAGTSDSALTFLGQLLPPIAIIVGVHLVWTGADAPGGAFQGGTVLAAAWILVMIAGLRQPPRIDGGWLRFALVVGPALFLAIGLIGYGIAGAFLAYPEGFAKPLILLIEAALTLSIAVALGLLALGAPARRHQP
- a CDS encoding NADH-quinone oxidoreductase subunit K, coding for MSVGMLAGLGGAALIGLGLYGLLTHPHLLRKIIGFNVMGSGVFLLFGAIARRGAAAGLGADPVPQALVITGVVVAFSATALAVSLLLRVVRETGGPFFPDDDGAA
- a CDS encoding complex I subunit 5 family protein — translated: MFALSPTSTVDVNALLPAIVMLPVAALLLAFLLGGRRTQGTALLVTPFGIALAVALACAVWRSDRALVYVLGGWAPPLGVALRADGLSAVMLVTTALIIPATGFYALDLFRQPRQTPEARAPFVFWTLLLAVWAALNGVFLGWDLFNLYVALEMLTFAAVPLVCLDGRAATLVAALRYLLFALIGSALYLLGATLLYGAYGALDIGLLSERIRPEPAAWVALAAMTAGLLAKTALFPLHLWLPPAHAGAPPPASAILSALVVKGSFFLVLRLWLNLAPPQMAASAVQLLAAMGAAAILVGSVLALRQKRLKLLIAYSTVAQIGYLFLALPLAVGARPWFAAAWVGLALQAVSHAFAKGAMFLSAGLIAEALGHDRIAEFRGLGRIAAPAVLAFGLGGLSLMGLPPSGGFTAKWLLLTAAIDSGQWLWALVMVAGGLLAAGYVYRVIAPALAPADGLTPIKTPSRRRTALALALAIVAVMLGLAPPQFGTFLRIGAPDAQKALLK
- a CDS encoding complex I subunit 5 family protein — its product is MTSSITLRLATFAYGPEMMALALLTPLLCLGACAAPRLAGARPFLLAAAPVPALLAAVLAADSAPLILDQMLFPAVFVLDPPGALLLATSALMWIAAGLYAVAAMRDAARKGWFAASCLLTLLGNIGVFLAADVVSFYLAFALVSLPAYGLIVAQRGVSEDVGRLYVAVALLGEAFLIAAFVALALGAPDHSLLIQDGVGALAASPWRDAVIGLLIAGFGAKIGVLPFHVWMPSTYRSVSLPAAAALSGAAVNAGVIGLLRFLPFDVVFAGWGDALFVVGMIGAFYGVAIGLTQRDSRAMLAYSSVSQMGLVAAVIGRGLTVGSALSAQGAALYAAHHGLAKGGLFLAIGVVLSARGKRRAWALPIVTLLALSLAGLPPTGGAVAKLAIKDSFGGGIAGILSLLSAVASTLLMLTFVARLRATPPLEEKTVAPGVVAPWLLVALASVAIPTVYYAETSGFAGVFDPTFFWNALWPIAIGALLALIFRRAIDHAPHIPAGDMAALLRRGAPLAALTARCAERIDRVLRRWSVAAAMALAIAVALGAIGLIGR